A genome region from Glycine max cultivar Williams 82 chromosome 5, Glycine_max_v4.0, whole genome shotgun sequence includes the following:
- the LOC100814520 gene encoding dynamin-related protein 4C yields MAGGKRIISKAIVESSVTRRETDPSEEQPQPLAIVAPIVSSYNERIRPVLDAMENLRRLNISKEGIQLPSIVVVGDQSSGKSSVLESLAGINLPRGQGICTRVPLVMRLQNHPFPTPELMLEFNGKIVSTDEANVSHAINAATEELAGHGKGISNNPLTLLVKKNGVPDLTMVDLPGITRVPVHGQPENIYDQIKDMIMEYIKPEESIILNVLSASVDFTTCESIRMSQSVDKTGLRTLAVVTKADKSPEGLLEKVTADDVNIGLGYVCVRNRIGDESYEDARVEEQMLFESHPLLSKIDKSMVGVPVLAQKLVQIQAISISKTLPEIVKKINEKLANNLSELEKLPTNLASVADAMTAFMHIIGLTKESLRRILLRGEFDEYMEDKNMHCTARLVEMLDSFTNDLYTCAESDASKNFLMQEIKVLEEAKWIGLPNFMPRTAFLSILQGKVNGIANKPIGFVENVWNYLENVLISVITRHSENYYQLLMSTRRASEVLISKKKISSTKHVREAIQMEMHTDYTCNPEFVKEYNKLISQQDAFLNDVLNNEDNPSHVNLEGVGNIEVGHLRQYPSSVLAQAFDLKVRMISYWKIVQRRLIDTIALHLMLSINNLVNEDLEKEIVQDLLSPSSGGLERLLEESPSISGKREKLQRSLKVLRESKETVAHIIDRIATH; encoded by the coding sequence ATGGCTGGAGGAAAGAGAATTATCAGTAAGGCTATTGTTGAATCATCTGTTACTCGACGTGAAACTGACCCATCTGAAGAACAGCCTCAGCCTCTTGCTATTGTTGCACCAATTGTGTCCTCTTATAATGAGAGGATACGTCCAGTTCTTGATGCTATGGAAAATCTCAGGCGCCTTAACATTTCAAAGGAGGGAATTCAGCTTCcttccattgttgttgttggtgatCAATCTTCTGGGAAATCAAGTGTTCTTGAATCTCTTGCTGGTATCAACTTGCCACGTGGCCAAGGCATTTGCACTAGGGTGCCCTTGGTCATGAGGCTCCAAAACCACCCTTTTCCAACCCCAGAGCTTATGTTGGAGTTCAATGGAAAAATCGTCTCCACTGATGAAGCAAACGTTTCTCATGCCATAAATGCTGCCACAGAAGAGCTTGCAGGCCATGGTAAAGGGATTTCCAACAACCCTTTGACTttgctggtgaagaagaatggtGTTCCTGATCTCACAATGGTTGATCTTCCTGGTATAACTCGGGTTCCAGTTCATGGTCAACCTGAGAACATTTATGACCAGATTAAAGACATGATCATGGAGTACATTAAGCCAGAAGAAAGTATTATCTTGAATGTTCTTTCTGCTAGTGTTGATTTCACTACATGTGAGTCTATTAGAATGTCTCAGAGTGTTGACAAAACTGGCCTCAGGACACTGGCTGTGGTCACAAAGGCAGACAAGTCTCCTGAGGGCTTGTTAGAAAAAGTTACTGCTGATGATGTGAACATAGGTCTTGGTTATGTTTGTGTGAGAAACCGCATTGGTGATGAGTCTTATGAGGATGCTAGAGTGGAAGAACAGATGCTGTTTGAGTCCCATCCACTTCTTTCCAAAATAGACAAGTCTATGGTGGGTGTTCCAGTTTTAGCACAGAAACTGGTTCAGATTCAGGCAATCAGCATATCTAAAACTTTGCCAGAAATAGTTAAAAAGATCAATGAGAAGCTAGCTAACAATTTGTCTGAGTTGGAAAAGTTGCCAACAAACTTGGCTTCAGTAGCTGATGCCATGACAGCTTTTATGCATATTATCGGATTGACTAAGGAATCTCTTAGAAGAATTCTTCTTAGAGGAGAATTTGATGAGTATATGGAAGACAAAAACATGCATTGTACTGCCCGGTTGGTGGAGATGCTTGATTCCTTCACAAATGATCTTTACACTTGTGCTGAAAGTGATGCAAGCAAGAATTTTCTTATGCAAGAGATAAAGGTGCTGGAGGAGGCAAAGTGGATTGGTCTTCCAAATTTCATGCCTCGCACTGCTTTTCTTTCTATATTGCAAGGGAAGGTGAATGGGATTGCCAACAAGCCTATAGGTTTTGTTGAAAATGTGTGGAACTATCTGGAAAATGTGCTGATTTCAGTTATCACGCGTCACTCTGAAAACTACTACCAGCTTTTGATGTCTACCAGGCGTGCAAGTGAGGTTCTTATTTCTAAGAAGAAGATAAGTTCCACAAAACATGTAAGAGAGGCCATCCAAATGGAGATGCATACTGATTACACTTGTAATCCTGAGTTTGTGAAGGAATACAACAAGTTAATATCTCAGCAAGATGCTTTTCTGAATGATGTTTTGAACAATGAGGATAATCCATCACATGTGAATCTTGAAGGTGTGGGCAACATTGAAGTTGGTCATTTGAGGCAATACCCATCGTCTGTGCTTgctcaagcatttgatttgAAGGTTAGGATGATTTCGTACTGGAAGATAGTGCAGAGACGATTGATTGACACAATTGCCTTACATCTTATGCTTAGTATTAACAATCTTGTTAACGAGGATTTGGAGAAGGAGATTGTTCAGGATCTGTTATCCCCTAGTAGTGGTGGGTTAGAGAGGTTGTTGGAGGAGTCACCTTCAATTTCTGGGAAGCGTGAAAAGCTGCAGAGGAGTCTCAAAGTCCTAAGGGAGAGCAAGGAAACTGTTGCTCACATAATTGACCGAATTGCAACCCATTGA